Proteins from a single region of Flaviflexus salsibiostraticola:
- the sucB gene encoding 2-oxoglutarate dehydrogenase, E2 component, dihydrolipoamide succinyltransferase, with product MSEAIKMPALGESVTDGTVTQWLKEVGDTVEVDEPLLEVSTDKVDTEVPSPVAGVLEKIVVEEDETVEVGAILAYIGDGSGSGESDDTGEADEPAEEPAVEQSQAEEPAVEQSQAEEPAEEEAPAQKSGSSEGEKVPMPALGESVTEGTVTQWLKEVGDTVEVDEPLLEVSTDKVDTEVPSPVAGTLLEILVGEDETVEVGAALAIIGSGSPKSSEASSAPAGEDKAIEEAPSGEQVAPGDAPAEEEELGEEKPEDTADQKTDSEPKADTEDVEPVSAADSASGAYVTPIVRKLARELDVDLDSVEGTGVGGRIRRQDIEAAAEAAKKAAEEAERKAAEAASQKSAPAAPAAKAAAASPLRGTTEKMSRLRQVIAKRMMDSLQGSAQLTTVIEVDVTKVVAIRTAAKDRFHAAEGIKLTYLPFFIKAATEALKAHPKINARIVDEKSVEYFDRENVGIAVDTERGLMVPVIKNAGDLNIAGISKAVVDLASRTRSGNVSPDELSGGTFTITNTGSAGALFDTPIVNAPESAILGVGTIYKRPAVVTDEFGNESIGIRSFIYLALSYDHRLIDGADAGRYLSAVKARLEEGDFAAEVGL from the coding sequence ATGTCTGAAGCAATCAAGATGCCGGCGCTCGGCGAGTCCGTCACGGACGGCACCGTCACCCAGTGGCTCAAGGAAGTGGGCGACACCGTCGAGGTCGACGAGCCGCTGCTCGAGGTCTCGACCGACAAGGTCGATACCGAGGTCCCCTCCCCCGTCGCCGGCGTCCTGGAGAAGATCGTCGTCGAAGAGGATGAGACCGTCGAGGTCGGCGCCATCCTCGCCTACATCGGCGACGGTTCGGGTTCGGGCGAATCCGACGACACCGGCGAGGCCGACGAGCCTGCTGAGGAGCCCGCCGTTGAGCAGTCCCAGGCTGAAGAGCCCGCCGTTGAGCAGTCCCAGGCTGAGGAGCCTGCCGAGGAGGAGGCTCCGGCTCAGAAGTCGGGTTCTTCCGAGGGTGAGAAGGTTCCGATGCCCGCACTGGGCGAGTCGGTCACCGAGGGCACTGTGACCCAGTGGCTGAAGGAAGTGGGCGACACCGTCGAGGTCGACGAGCCGCTGCTCGAGGTCTCGACCGACAAGGTCGATACCGAGGTCCCCTCCCCCGTCGCCGGCACGCTCCTCGAGATTCTTGTCGGTGAGGATGAGACCGTCGAGGTCGGCGCCGCTCTCGCCATCATCGGATCAGGTTCGCCCAAGTCCTCCGAGGCGTCGTCCGCGCCCGCCGGCGAGGATAAGGCGATCGAGGAGGCCCCCTCCGGTGAGCAGGTCGCACCCGGCGACGCACCCGCCGAAGAGGAGGAGCTCGGCGAGGAGAAGCCCGAGGACACCGCTGATCAGAAGACGGACTCCGAGCCGAAGGCCGACACCGAGGATGTGGAGCCTGTCTCCGCTGCGGATTCCGCCTCCGGCGCGTACGTGACTCCGATCGTCCGCAAGCTCGCTCGCGAGCTCGACGTTGACCTCGACTCCGTCGAGGGAACTGGCGTCGGCGGTCGCATCCGCCGACAGGACATCGAGGCTGCGGCCGAGGCGGCGAAGAAGGCAGCCGAAGAGGCCGAGCGGAAGGCCGCCGAGGCGGCGTCGCAGAAGTCGGCCCCGGCCGCACCGGCGGCGAAGGCTGCCGCTGCCTCGCCGCTGCGCGGCACCACAGAGAAGATGTCCCGCCTGCGCCAGGTCATCGCCAAGCGCATGATGGACTCGCTCCAGGGCTCCGCCCAGCTCACCACGGTCATCGAGGTCGACGTGACGAAGGTCGTGGCGATCCGCACCGCTGCGAAGGACAGGTTCCACGCAGCGGAGGGCATCAAGCTCACCTACCTCCCGTTCTTCATCAAGGCGGCGACGGAGGCCCTCAAGGCCCACCCGAAGATCAACGCCCGTATCGTCGACGAGAAGTCGGTCGAGTACTTCGATCGCGAGAACGTCGGCATTGCGGTCGACACGGAGCGCGGCCTCATGGTCCCGGTCATCAAGAACGCGGGCGACCTCAACATTGCCGGCATCTCGAAGGCTGTCGTCGACCTCGCGTCGCGCACCCGCTCGGGGAACGTCTCTCCGGATGAGCTGTCGGGCGGCACATTCACGATCACCAACACCGGCTCGGCCGGAGCGCTGTTCGATACTCCCATCGTCAACGCTCCCGAGTCGGCGATCCTCGGCGTCGGCACGATCTACAAGCGCCCGGCTGTTGTCACGGACGAGTTCGGCAATGAGTCGATCGGGATCCGCAGCTTCATCTACCTGGCACTCTCGTACGATCACCGTCTCATCGATGGTGCGGACGCGGGCCGGTACCTCTCTGCTGTGAAGGCGCGCCTCGAAGAGGGCGATTTCGCAGCAGAGGTTGGGCTGTGA